The nucleotide sequence TGAGAAGAAGTTTTGTATTCTTTCTGCCAAATATGATTTCTTTTTTGGGGAGTGAAATTAGACCTAGAAATCTTTGCGTTGGTTTTGTATCTGTTTCTCTTGTCAATATTAGTTaagtattattaatgtatttaatttaatccaTTTATAATCTAATGGtcatttttatgtgcttttgtcatggttttatttatacatttatatttagtaattttattatttaaaattgtaaatgttgCACTTCAACCAAAATCAATtgaatattgttatatttaaatagttgTCGTAACAGTAacagcgtgttttttttttttttgttgtataaGTTTATATATGGTAAgtgatgtttttcctcatctctcttTCAGTAATGGTTACTCTATGTTCTGTGCTGAGCTGATGTCCAGTATGAAAGACGTTCCCAGTACAGAGCGTATGGTCATGTGCAGCCAGCGCTGGAAAGTCATCAAACAGAGTGAGAAAGATGCCTACCAAAAGCGCTGTGAGCAGGTATGGAACACATTGCCTTCCTTCTGTTTGTAACATAGTTATTAACGTAAACAAACCAACATGGATGCGTATGAAAGTTTGTCCATCtcgttcattcttttttttcttctgctctacacagaaaaagaaagaatatgaaGTTGAGATGAATCGTTACTTATTAGTAAGTACACTTTTATAACAACAGACTCTTGGCTCTGCATTGTTTTGCACCATTTTCTGTTAGGTCTGCATTTTAAACATGTTGTCTGTGAATCCCAGAGCATCTCCGAGGAGGAACAGCAGAGAATCCTGTCAGAACAGAAGATGGGCAGCTTTAAAAGAGGAGGTGGAGGCAGTAGTCCCGCTTCCAAAAAGAAGAGCTCACAAGCAAAGGTCAGTTCAGCTGTCAGTCATTTTTGGGTAAAGTAAAGAATTAGTATTTTAAGTGAGCTTTAGTCACTTAAGCTTCACTTCTTTAATTCACCTTTCCTCTTTAATTTTACAGTCCAGTGCAGAGAAGCCCAAGCCTCCTGTGTCTGCCATGTTTATTTTCTCTGAGGAGAAGCGCCCAAAACTTCAACAGGAAAGGCCTGATCTTTCTGACATGGAGCTCACCAGACTACTGGCCCGCATGTGGAATGATCTTACTGACAAGAAGAAGGTAATCATGACACTTCAGTGACCCAGAGATGTTAATGTCCTTCTGTTACTGTATTAGCCAGTTCAGTTGTGTTCAACTTCTGTGATCGTTCTTGTAGGAGAAGTATAAAAACCTGGAGATGACGCTAAAGGCAGAGTCGGAAAAACAGAGCAAAGAGGACAAAGGGAAACTACCAGAAACGCCCAAAACGGCTCAGGACATCTGGCAACAAAGCGTTATCGGAGACTATCTTGCCCGATTCAAGGTATGGAATCATAATTGCAAGAAATTCGGTGGAAAGAGCTTGGGTcggtctatttttatttattatttttttttatgttcttgacTAGAAGTTTCTTATTCCCACCAGAGTAGCATTTAGTTGCTCACAAATACACTAAAAACCGTAACATGAACAGAagtaatttgaaatagaaatcttttgtaacataaatgtctttattgtcaatttTCTGTCACTGCTCTCAACTGAATAGACAACATGAAGcaggtattaaaaaaaacagGTGCAAAAAAGCATTTAACAGTTTTTTACGCCAATATATCCTGTTATACCACCCAGCactatatgaaaataatttattatcaaGTAATAGATTATCCACTGATCTCTCCCTCTTCTTTGCTTTCTCAGAATGATCGAGTTAAAGCTCAAAAAGCCATGGAGGGCACCTGGAACACCATGGAGAAGAAAGAGAAGCTCATGTGGATCAAGAAGGCAGCAGAGGACCAGAAGAGATATGAAGTGAGTCCAGACACATCCAAACATTTCTACATCTCTGTGTGTGCCAGATTTCACACTCCGTTTATTCTTCTGTTTTGTTCAGAGGGAGCTGAGCGAGATGCGATCTCCTGCCCCAGTCTTCACCCCTGGGAAGAAAATGAAATTTGAGGGTGAACCTAAGAAGCCACCCTCGTAagtttgttctgtgtgtgttggtTATCTGCAAGTCTTAAAGCTGTTGGTTTGTTTGAGGCAGCTCGCTTGTCTTCCCATCCCACTGTTTCTGCTCATGGCCTCTTCACCTGTGTCTTCAGGAACGGTTATCAGAAGTTCTCTCAGGAGATGCTGTCAAACGGCGAGCTGAATCATCTTCCCATGAAAGAGCGCATGGGGGAGATCGGAGGCCGCTGGCAGGCGCTTGCTCAGAAGGAGAAGGACCGTTACAAAAGACTGGCAGAAGAGAAACAGAGGCAGTACAAAGGGCTCCTCGAGGAGTGGCTTGCGGTATGTAGCTTTACTCTTATTTAACTAGCACAAATAGCTTAATATAAAGatctaaaatcatattttttcccATTCACAGAGTTTATCATCACAAGAGAGAGTtgtttataaagaatataattcTCTGGTGAGTCATACATTTGGATCTACTCAGTATTGTAGTCTAACTTTTCAAAGTAGACTTGAATTATATACCTgaaggttttttttgtgttttttgtttctcaaatcagtgtttatattttgtatttaaaataatttaagaagAAATATAACAGTGAAATGTTTCATTTCAGTAAATTTGGCTCTTCTGTAACACTCCCTGCCTGCAGTTCTGTCCATTTCATGTGTTTTTTCCTAAAATTTGTCCTGCAGAAACGGAGGAGCACAGCAAAACCAGGTGGGACCGCTGCGAAAGCGAAACCCAAGGCCAAACAGTTGGTGAGTTTGATCAAGCATAGTCTTAAATCACTCTTTATCGCGTTTATCAGTCACGGTTTACATTTCTAGCAGCTTGTAGGCCTTACTGATTGATTGTTCTGTATCAATTGTGTCCTTGTCCAAAGGAAGTGGAAgaggatgatgacgatgatgatgaagaagagaagGAATCTGATGACGGATCATCCTCCGATGATGACAgcgatgatgatgacgacgacgatgatgatgatgatgtaagaTTCATAGCGTGCTGGTCACATTGCTCTTTTAGCATGTGTATATGATATAGGATCAGCCTTTGATTTTGCAATATTGGTTTTGTCGTTGATCAAAAATATGGAGAGCAGCAATTGGGTTCCAGAAAAATACTATTAGTTTTCTCCATAGGGAATTTTTAACAACAAACCATATTCTGAATGAAAGATCATCTCTCCAAATTCCCTTCCAGAATGACGAAGACATTGAGGACGAAGAGGTTGAGGATAAAGAGAATAAATCGGAAAGCAGCAGCAGCGCTTCCAGCTCTGACGATTCATCGGGCTCAGACTCGGACTGAGCTCACAGACTGCCAGACATGCTGTGAACTGAGCCATGAGCCGGGGGTCTGAGCCTGCTCTGCACTGAGCTCTTCTCACCACAGGAGGGGCTCACCCCGCTGTCACACCTCTCACACACTcttttattctgttctgttctcccCTGCACTTCTGCTTTTATTTGTAACTCCCTCGATGAATTGGCTCGGCAGGTTTTAAGGCATTTTAGGCAACGTGTACGAGGATGTATGGTCTAAATTCCTCCCAACACTGAAGAAAGGGTGCAGTGCTCTGCTGTTGGCTTGTAGTAGCGGTGAAGCGTTATTAGGACGCCCCGTGTTTGTTTTAGAGGACAGAGAGAGCACCAGGTGTCATTTTCTTTTCCGTG is from Carassius auratus strain Wakin chromosome 28, ASM336829v1, whole genome shotgun sequence and encodes:
- the ubtf gene encoding nucleolar transcription factor 1; its protein translation is MNGEMDPTAKEPVWEQDDLLKLLECMKVNLPEKDLSKYKTSESHLDWEKVAFNSYSGEMCKQKWQEVSREIRKFRTLTELIVDAQDYVKNPYKGKKLKKHPDFPKKPLTPYFRFFMEKRAKYAKLHPEMSNLDLTKILSKKYKELPERKKDKYVKDFLREKETFMLSMMKFKHDHPDLLENVNKKSNGPEKPKTPQQLWYCHEKKAFLKAHPDATTKDIKDCIGKQWPQLSDKKRIKWITKSLEQKKLYEEKMREYIQQHPEMHMTEENIVKSTLTKAERHLKDKFDGRPDKPPSNGYSMFCAELMSSMKDVPSTERMVMCSQRWKVIKQSEKDAYQKRCEQKKKEYEVEMNRYLLSISEEEQQRILSEQKMGSFKRGGGGSSPASKKKSSQAKSSAEKPKPPVSAMFIFSEEKRPKLQQERPDLSDMELTRLLARMWNDLTDKKKEKYKNLEMTLKAESEKQSKEDKGKLPETPKTAQDIWQQSVIGDYLARFKNDRVKAQKAMEGTWNTMEKKEKLMWIKKAAEDQKRYERELSEMRSPAPVFTPGKKMKFEGEPKKPPSNGYQKFSQEMLSNGELNHLPMKERMGEIGGRWQALAQKEKDRYKRLAEEKQRQYKGLLEEWLASLSSQERVVYKEYNSLKRRSTAKPGGTAAKAKPKAKQLEVEEDDDDDDEEEKESDDGSSSDDDSDDDDDDDDDDDNDEDIEDEEVEDKENKSESSSSASSSDDSSGSDSD